The sequence TCGGGCTATCTCTACATCGGCGACAGGGGCAACAACCGTGTTCGCAGGGTGGACCTGGCGACGGGGATTATCACTACCGTTGCTGGGACCGGGGTGGCGGGCTTCGGGGGCGATGGCGGCCAGGCTTCGGCGGCTCAGCTCAACACTCCTTATGGTGTGGGCGTTGACCCGGGCAACCAGTACCTCTACATCGCCGACACCGGCAACAACCGCGTCCGGAGGGTCAACCTTGGATGAGGGTGATCCCTGATAGGGCGCAAAGCATCGGGCGGAGCGGGAGACCTCCCGCTCCGCCCCCTTCCGGCACCGAGAGCTCCGTCCGCGGCGCAGGCTTTCCTTGATTGTCTTGGGGGAGTCCTACCCCAGTATGTGGATCTGGGCTAACATTTCGGGCCCCTAACCTTCGCTGCCAGCTCCTTGAGGCGGGCCATCAGGTCGAGCTGCCAAAGGTTCGACATCTGTCGGAAGAGGGGACCTTTATCCGTCTGCTTGGGGCATGCCGGCCACATTTGCCCGAAAAAGGATCGCCCGCAAACAGATAGCACCTTCATATAGCCCGCTGGCTCCAGACCGGAGCCGGGACCGAACCTTTTTCTTTTGCTCCGTCTATCCAGAGCCGTGGGCTTCCCAAGGATGCCAGCCGGAATTGCCGCCGCCGATGGGACAAAACTCGCTTCTGTTAAGTGGGCTTGTCTCGGGGGAAAGCCCTGGAAGACGCTATTACTCGCTCTGTCCCCCCTTGATTCCGGGGCGGGCTATAGTCCGTGGCCTGGGTGGGGCGTAGGCACCGATGACACCGGTGAAGCCTAGGAGAAGACGCCCACCTTTTGCTGGAGGGTCTGAAGGGTGGATGGGATTTGGTCTACCATGCCCTGTATTGCCTCGGCGGCGCTTACCACCCTTTCGATGAGCCCGGCGACCTGCCCGCAACAGACCTCGGCGCCGTCGCAGTCCCCCAGGACCTGGGAATAGTATTGGGAGTGCTCGTTGAGGAAGTCGCTAAGTTCTTTCTTGGGAGCCCCGGCTGCCTTTATCTCCAGGTATTTCTGGGTGAACTGGTTGCGCAGGTCTCTAGCCAGCATTATGTCCTTGGGCACGCTAACGGTGCAGGCATCGCTGGCCCTTACTATGGCCTCCTTCACCTGGGGATGGGAGTCCGATTCAAGGGTAGCCATGAAGCGGGTTCCCATATAGACCCCATCGGCGCCCAGCACCAGGGCCGCCACTAGACCCCGGGCATCGCCTATCCCCCCTCCCGCCACCACCGGTATCCGCACCGTATCGGCAACCATGGGCACGAGGACAAAGGTAGTGAGCTCGGTGAAGCCCTTGTGGCCACCGGCTTCATACCCCTCGCAGATCACCTCGTCCACCCCCACCCCCTCGGCCTTCTGGGCGTGCCTCGCAGTCGAGATGGCGTGTAGCACCTTTATCCCTGCCCCCTTGAGCACATTGGTATAGACCTCGGGGCTGCCCACCGAGGCTATGGCTACCGGGGCCCCCTCCTCTATGACCACCTCCACGCACCTCTGGGAGTACTTCCGCTGCTCCCCCCATGCCGATGGCAACATTTACTGCGAAGGGGTTCTTGGTGAGGCTTCTCATCTTCCTTATCTGTTGGCGCAGCCTTTCGCCGGTTAGCTCCACATCGGATGTGATGGTCTTGGCCCCGGCGTTTGGCCCCAGAGTGCCCAGTCCCCCTGCGTTGGAGACTGCGGCTGCCAGGTCGGCCCCGCTCACATAGTTCACGGGCGCCTGAATTGTGGGATAGCGAATGCCCAGAAGCTCACAGAGCCGGTTACCTTTCATCTTCCTCCTTTCTCAGCATCCTCACCATCATAACAAAGAGGGAGGCGCCTTGCAGGTGGCAAATGGACTGAGGTGGGCTGCCCAAGGAAGGTAGCGAGACTGCTTTGGTCCTTAACTGCTCATAAGAGGGCTCAAAAGGCATGGGGTTCTGGTACTCCCGCTATTCCACCGGCGGACCGCCTATAATGCCTGTTAAAGGTGGTAGAGGTTTAGAGCGGTTCGCCCCGCCAGTCTCCTTTTCAGAATCTCGGTAGGGCAGGTTCTTCCCGGCAAGCGCCCGGCACCTTCCCTGAGTGGCCCGGAGCATCTCACCGAAGGCTATGCCCTAGACTGCCCGGGCCCCATCAGCCTCAGATGCCTTGTGGTGGGATGCCTCTCAGGTGTGAATTTCGTCCAGCACCTCTCCAGAGGCGCTGAGCAGCTGTATGGATAGAGGCATCTGGCCCAGGGCATGGGTTGCGCACGAGAGGCAAGGGTCGTAGCAGCGGATGGCTGCCTCCACCCTATTGAGCATACCCTCGGAGAGCGTGTCGACCTTGACATACTCCCTGGCTGCCAGATAGATGGCCCGGTTTATGGCAAGGTTGTTATGTTGTGTGGCCACAATGATGTTGACCTTGCGGATGGCACCGCTGGGGTCCACCCAGTAATGGTGGATGAGGGTGCCCCGGGGCGCTTCAATTACCCCGATTCCTTCCTCGTTATACTTCGAGGAAGAGACCCTGAGCTCCGTTGAGCAGATTTCGTCCTTCTGGAGGAGCTCCTTTAGCATTTCGACTGCATGAAGCCCTTCTATGAGCCGGGCGTAGTGATAGTATAGTGAGCCCTCCACCATAGACCCATTCCCCAGCTTCTTGAATTCCCGGAACTCCTTGCTGGCCAGAGGCGTGGTTATGCCATCGGCTACATTGAGCCGGGCCAGGGGGCCCACCCGGTAGATTCCAGCAGGATAGCCCATCCTCTTGTAGTAGGGGAACTTCATGTAGGACCAGTCTTCAACCCTCTCCTCGATGATGGAGGAATAGCGGTCAGTGAGCACCTGCTCCTCCAAGAGGAGGCCCCCGGCATCGCGCAACCTCAGCTTGCCATCATAGAATTCCAGGTTTCCCCTGGGGTCCACCAGGCCAAGGCAGGCCGAGGGAAAACTGGCGAACTTGCCCACCAGCTCCTTCTGCTTGGCCTGGAAATCCTTGATTATGTCAAGGCCCAGCTGATAGATGGCTATGGCCTCGCCTGTCTTTCCCAGGATGTCACTCCTGGCCTGAGAGGGGAGAGCTGTATTCACCCCTCCCGGGATGGCGTGATTGGGGTGGACCTTCTTGCCGCCCAGGGTCTCGATGATGGACTGGCCAAAGCTGCGGAGCCATATGGCCTTTTTGGCCAGCTCCGGGTTGGCTCCAATGAGGCCGATGACGTTCCTGGTGGCCGGGGTGGCATCCATGCCGAAGACCAGGTCGGGGCTGGCCAGAAGGAAAAAATGGAGGGCATGGGACTGCACGTATTGGGCCATGTGCATCAGCTGCCTTAGCATCCTGGCGGTGGGGGGAATCTCTACCCCCAGGATTGCATCTCCAGCCTTGGCCGCGGCCAGGTGGTGGCTGACAGGACAGATGCCACAGATTCGCTCGGTGATAAGGGGCATCTCCCAGAAGACACGGCCCTCGCAGAACTTCTCAAAGCCCCGGAGCTGGACAACATGGAGGTATGCCCGGTTCACGTTGCCCGCGTCGTCCAGGTGAAGGGTGACCTTGCCATGGCCCTCGATGCGGGTTACGGGGCTTATCTCTATCGTCTTGCCTGCCACTTCATCGTCTCCTTGTCAGTCAAAATCAGTCAAAACGCATCATTTCGCCGGGCAACACAGGAATCCGCCCCTGGAGAAGCTCGGTAAGGGCATACTTGATGGCCCTGGCATTTGGCGGGCATCCTGGGACAAAACAGTCCACCTTGACCACGGCGCCGACCGGGAGGGCCTGCTCCAGAAGGGGAGGGATTTCCGGCGAGGATGGTATCTTCCCGTCCTTAGTGCTCTCCGATTCAATGTAGGCCCGCCGCAGGACCTCTTCTTTGGAGAAGCGGTTGCGCATGGAGGGGATGCCCCCGAAACAGGCGCAATCGCCCAGCACAATCAGTATCTTGCACTTCTTGCGGAGTTCCCTGACTTCTTCCTCGTGGGCCACGTTGCCTATGGCCCCCTCTACGAGCCCCACATCCACCTCGGGGAAATCTTTGATATCCGTAATCGGGCTCCTGGTGAATTCTACGGCACTGGCTATGCCAACCAGGTCCTCATCCATATCCAGGAGGGACATGTGGCACCCGGCACAGCCATCAAGCCAGGCGGTGGCAAGTTTCACCTTTCCCATACATTGCCTCCGTTCTTACCAAATGGGCTCAGAGTCTGTGAGCCAGTTCCTGAATTATCTCCTTGTCGTCCTTAAGTCCGGGGAGCGGTTCCAGCACTGCCTGGGAGCGACCGACCCTGCCATCCAGGGAGACATATGTGCCTGCTCGCTCCGCCCAGATAGGTGAGGGCAGGACCAGGTCAGCGGCCTCGGTCAGCGGCGAGGCGTAGCTTGCCTGGACTACCAGGAATTCGGCTTGCTCAGCCTGGGCCAGCCAGTCTCCGTCTCTGACCTCGTCATCGCTCAGCAGCACATAGACCAGTCTGGGACTGACTTTGGCCAGCCCCTTCTGGCTGGCCGCCCCGGACTCCCAGGCACCCCGGCTGTTGGCTCCGGGCTTGAGGGAGGTCACCTTCAGGCCGCCAGGATTTATCAGGTTGGCCAGCTCCAGAAGGCTAGCCACAAGCTTGGGGTCTTCCTTGTTGAGAATGCCCTCGCCGTAGACGACTACCGCCTTCTGGGCACTTCTCAGCATCTCGGCGGCCTGTTCCAGCAGGGCTTCATCCACGCCAGCGTCCCGCGCTGCCCCGGCTATAGAGGCGCCTCTCCGAGGCTTCCCGGTGCGCTTCCCCTTCCCGGCTACCAGACCGGTCAGGGCATTGATAACGGTTTCCATGCCATCTTCAGCAGGCCGTAGCCAGAGGTCGGCCCTAACGCCCAGGTCATTCTGTCGAGGCTCAATAACCAGAAGCCGTGCCCTGTTCCGGGTCCTGGCCCGGAGTATGTAGCAGCCAGCCACAGGATGGCTTTCCAGCAGGTTGGCCCCTACCACCAGCACGCAATCAGCCTCCAGGATGGCTTCCAGAGGGCTTTCTATCTCCAGCCCCTGGCCGTCCTTCCCAAAGGCAGTTGCGCCCTGGAGCAGGGTTCTATAAGTATTGCCATCCAGGGTATCCACAAAGCTGGTCCCTACAGTATCACGCATGAACTTGGCGAAGGCCTCCACGGTCTCATTGGGGCACCGGCTGGAGACCAGACCGGCTATACTGCCAGCCCCGTAACGGCCCAGGTAGGCTTTGAGCTCCGTCGCCACCAGGTTCAAGGCCTCTTCCCAGGATGCCGGCCTCACCACACCCCTCTTCCTGGCAATAAGCGGCGTGACTATCCTGGGGTTCTCCCTGTAAACCTGCCGGAAGCGCCCCTTGACGCAGAGTTGACCCTTTAACCCGGTCAGGTCCGCCCCATCGATGCGGACTATGTTATTGTCCTTGACCAGGACATTGATGTCACAGCCTACACTGCATAGAGAGCAGATGCTTCGGACAAACTCGCCCTCGGTGGCCCTGCCCCTGTAGGCGCTGACCTTGCTGAAGAGGGCTCCCGTGGGACAGGCCTGGATGCACGCCCCGCAGGTGATGCAGGAAGACTCTCCCAGGGGCTGGTCGAGGTCGGCTGTTACCGCAGTGCGCCACCCCCGCCTGGCGAAATCAAGGGTATGATTGCCCACTACCTCACTGCAGATGCGGACACAGCGCCCGCAGAGGATACAGCGGTTATGGTCGAGGACCAGGAAATCGCTCAGGGTGTCGGTAGGAAGAGCAGGGAAGGTGTAGGGGTAGCGCGCGTGGTCCATCTGATAGCGGTAGGCAAGGCCTTGCAACTCACACTCACCACTGGCGGCACAGAAGAAACAAAAGTGATTGCGTTCCGTGAACAGGAGTTCCAGAATCTGGCGGCGGTACTTCTCCAGTTTCTCGGTATGGGTTCTGACCACCAGACCATCCCGGGCCGGATAGGTACAGGCAGGTATTGGCCTCCTCTCCTTTTCAATCTCCACCACGCACATCCGGCAGGCACCCACATCGGTCAGCCCCTCAAGATGGCAGAGGGTGGGCAGGTAGATGTCATTGGCCCGGCAGACATCGAGAACGGTGTCCCCTTCTTTCCCTTTGACCTGCTTCTCGTTGATAGATAGGGTTATCTCTTTCATGGCTTACTCTCCAACCTCAAGGTCGCATCTCAGGCACCTGCCGGCCTCTTCCCTGGCCTCCGCTGCGCTGTAAGTCAAGGCTGTCTCCTTAAAGGACCTTCTTCTCTCAGTCATTGGAATCTGGGCGATTTTCACCCTGGGTCTCTCCCGCATCTCCTCTTCGGTAGGAGGCAGCGAGGAAATGGCAAGCGGCTCATGGCCATTCCGCTCTACCATAGGCGATAACTCCTTCCCCTGGAGGTATCTCTTGATAGAAAAGGCGGCCCTTTGCCCCGCAGCTATAGCTTCGGTTACCGTTTGCGGTCCGGTGGCTGCATCCCCGGCCACAAAGACCCCCCTGTGGTCAGTGGCCAGCGTCCGGCGGTCGGCGATGATGGTCCCACCTCTGCCTATTTTGATGCCGTTTCCCCTGGCGAAAGAGGTATCAGGCCTTTGCCCGATAGCCTCAACAACCATGTCCGTGTCTGTGGAATGTTCGGAGCCCTCAATGGGATGGGGCGTTTTCCGGCCACTCGGGTCAAACTCCCTCAGCTCCATCCGGACGCATTCCAGCCCCGAGACCTTGCCATCCCGGCCCAGTATCGTGGTGGGAGCGGTGAGGAAGTGAAAATGCACCCCCTCCTCTTCAGCCGCCTCTATTTCCTCCTCAATGGCGGGCATGTCTTTCTTCTCTCGTCTATAGAATATATGTACCTCTTCAGCCCCTTTTCTTAAAGCCACCCTGGCCGCATCAACAGCGGAGTTGCCTCCGCCAACAACTGCCACCCTCTTACCCACCTTTACTTCTCTTCCCAGATTGACC comes from Chloroflexota bacterium and encodes:
- a CDS encoding Ni/Fe hydrogenase subunit alpha, translating into MAGKTIEISPVTRIEGHGKVTLHLDDAGNVNRAYLHVVQLRGFEKFCEGRVFWEMPLITERICGICPVSHHLAAAKAGDAILGVEIPPTARMLRQLMHMAQYVQSHALHFFLLASPDLVFGMDATPATRNVIGLIGANPELAKKAIWLRSFGQSIIETLGGKKVHPNHAIPGGVNTALPSQARSDILGKTGEAIAIYQLGLDIIKDFQAKQKELVGKFASFPSACLGLVDPRGNLEFYDGKLRLRDAGGLLLEEQVLTDRYSSIIEERVEDWSYMKFPYYKRMGYPAGIYRVGPLARLNVADGITTPLASKEFREFKKLGNGSMVEGSLYYHYARLIEGLHAVEMLKELLQKDEICSTELRVSSSKYNEEGIGVIEAPRGTLIHHYWVDPSGAIRKVNIIVATQHNNLAINRAIYLAAREYVKVDTLSEGMLNRVEAAIRCYDPCLSCATHALGQMPLSIQLLSASGEVLDEIHT
- a CDS encoding molybdopterin-dependent oxidoreductase; the protein is MKEITLSINEKQVKGKEGDTVLDVCRANDIYLPTLCHLEGLTDVGACRMCVVEIEKERRPIPACTYPARDGLVVRTHTEKLEKYRRQILELLFTERNHFCFFCAASGECELQGLAYRYQMDHARYPYTFPALPTDTLSDFLVLDHNRCILCGRCVRICSEVVGNHTLDFARRGWRTAVTADLDQPLGESSCITCGACIQACPTGALFSKVSAYRGRATEGEFVRSICSLCSVGCDINVLVKDNNIVRIDGADLTGLKGQLCVKGRFRQVYRENPRIVTPLIARKRGVVRPASWEEALNLVATELKAYLGRYGAGSIAGLVSSRCPNETVEAFAKFMRDTVGTSFVDTLDGNTYRTLLQGATAFGKDGQGLEIESPLEAILEADCVLVVGANLLESHPVAGCYILRARTRNRARLLVIEPRQNDLGVRADLWLRPAEDGMETVINALTGLVAGKGKRTGKPRRGASIAGAARDAGVDEALLEQAAEMLRSAQKAVVVYGEGILNKEDPKLVASLLELANLINPGGLKVTSLKPGANSRGAWESGAASQKGLAKVSPRLVYVLLSDDEVRDGDWLAQAEQAEFLVVQASYASPLTEAADLVLPSPIWAERAGTYVSLDGRVGRSQAVLEPLPGLKDDKEIIQELAHRL
- a CDS encoding NADP oxidoreductase encodes the protein MGKVKLATAWLDGCAGCHMSLLDMDEDLVGIASAVEFTRSPITDIKDFPEVDVGLVEGAIGNVAHEEEVRELRKKCKILIVLGDCACFGGIPSMRNRFSKEEVLRRAYIESESTKDGKIPSSPEIPPLLEQALPVGAVVKVDCFVPGCPPNARAIKYALTELLQGRIPVLPGEMMRFD